The segment taaaagcatttaGAAACACCCACTGTGATATTAATAAACAGTGGatcgttatgcatttatagtatatTGAAAGCACAAAAGAACATTAACATCTTCTACTCCATTTTCTAGTTGATAGGTTGAATTTGTTCCTCATCCTAGATTTTATAAAGTAAGCCTTTCAACAATCCACAATTTCTATAGTTGTTTCAATCGATCGCGGATtgcagaagagtattggtaaaTGGGAACGTAGttttttttgtattgaaatttgggTGAGCGTATTAATACTCGGTGATGTCATCAAAGCTGCGGTCCATCGACACCGATCGGTTCGGTTACTTATCGAGCGACGAAATCTGCACCGGGAGCGCCGGTTAATGCGTTGCAAATCGAGTTTAAAATCGATCCTCATTGCCCCAGACGAAAGGGAAAGGGAACGTCAACCGGTCGCGCGACAGAAAACGAAAAATCAACTCGAGGCGCACAATGAGCGCAATACTGCGACGACAGAGAACGATTTACGTAACAATCGAACGGGTGCGATGCGTGACAAAAGCTATTAGGATCATCTATATTCCCCATTGCGCAATTACTGATAACCCTAAGTCGGTTCCGGAGCGGAATACACAACTTCCATAATGCAAAATCACCTTTGTTAACACATTGATTgaatgcaaattttattttatgcgATTCTCGCAGCTTTGACTATTCCAATCGTAGAATCGATCAACGTTATTAATAATTTAGTGTTatctattaatttattgataaaaaCAGCGTTATGCAATGTTCGATTTTTGTAGGCGAATTTGACGAAAGTGGAATAAACTACAATATTATTTCCAGTGGTTTGCAGCCTTCGCAGatctgaaattaataaaaaattctactaaattctgtcgaattttatatctctacccttttttataaatgcatacagattaTTAAtatctagactgtggatctttatgcaaaatcaaaattttctacccgaattgcaacaaactggaatgaaatgaaatattattttgtgtTTTAATACATTTGATAGGCTGAAAATCATACAACGGCGTTTTTCAATTCTTCCAAtgatttcactgttttaaattatacctagtaatttttattaatataacaaTTGTTAGTTACTCAGCTTACACTGTAATCTAATTTTGTGCATTCATAAGTTGATAGTGATATCAATCTCATGATATAATCATTTCTAATTCTTCTAATCATTTTTTCCCGATAAAAGTCCAATTCGAAAAACACCAAATCAGTGTAATCTCTAAATGAACTTATACCAACGTGAGGAAGCTTTGCTATATTTTAACTAATTTATGTCCCGTTCGGCATTCCTCCGGACTTCCTCTCGCTCCACTATTTTTACGAGCATTCCTTAAACAAACGAAAAGCGCAGATTATCCAACGCTCGTTTCGCAGCTCGTGAAATTGTATTCGCATCACCCACGTCTGGGAATACCACGATCCGCGAGATCGGCGCCGGCCCGGTGATCCGAGGGCTATAAAGATCGAAACGATCGACGATTCCGCACGCCGTCGATCGGAGCTTTGACCCTCTCTCGATCGTTCCACGTTCTCGGAATGGCGATCGTTCTGCGAATCCGCGAATCGTTGTACTCTTGTCGAGCGGTTCGAAAGCTTCGCGGAAAAATGGATGTCTGCGCTCGCGACAGGAAATGCGTGCGGAATCGCAGACCGGATGGAAGCTAGTGAATCTTGGCAGACAAatcattaataatataattacatGTGTGCTGTAGATTATATAGAAAATGATCAGGATTGCAAATATCGAGTTAAAGAGTCGCAAGAAGATTTTGGTGAACATGCTGGATTTTTTAGTTTTCGCGCAGCTGGAGCTGCATCTAATAAATTACtttgaattattgaaaattcaacGCTATTAATTCATGCTGAtgatttaaggatgttctggtggtatataaaaacgcaacaatattgttgaaaatttgacaagatataattcttactaaattaatgcaattaccaaagtttgggttcgattcactgcaccgtttaagaattatagcaacttgaagtttgcacattttaacacgtcttcttatggagaattcataaaattccacttcaaaccctatttaacccttgaaaaaacgcaactagaaactccagttttttttatatatgtagtagaaattatttaattaattatgttcaaaatttattaggattcactgaacagttacagagcaaagaaattataaactgttacaaaacgtcaaatttatcgtcttgtctctcactagcatggaaacgcgacaagcgtagaccactgaatatgtatagctacagagggtacagcaTTCGCAAAAATTTAATGCagaatatactcatgaatggctttcactgccaatatattgatggatttcgaatttcttgtacttttgtctcccattgtacctccagaacattctTGATAGTCTTTTAATAATTGAAGATCTAATCCCACCACAGCAGTATCCACAACGGTTGCGCTTAATCAgagcaatatatatattaatatgagACTAAATGTAAGATCTATTCCagcaatttatttttatcaccTTCTTGCACCTCATAGACCCTAAACAAATTGGATTTGCGTAATGGATTGTAATTAAAATTGAGTTTTCTAAGTTTGATAAAGAAATCACGGCTGCTGTGGCAGAGTGTTGATGAATTTCTTAACACAATAGCAATATAGcaagtaattatttattacataTGTACTATAGATTACAGAGAAAATTATCAGGATTGCAAATATCGAGTTAAGAGTCCGATTATTTCCGTGAGATCTAGAGTCGGAAGAAGAATTTTAGCGAACATGGTGGATTTTTTGGTTCTCGCGTGGCTAGAGCTGCATTTTAAGCCAATGCGCGGCCTGGCGCGTTAAGGCGACGCATAATACGAGATTACCACATCGCCGGCCTTGGACCATCCGACTTTATACTTATACGGAGCTATTGCTCGGACGTTCTGACGTCACTGGCCTCTCCTCCTGACTCACGGTGGACCACGAGGAATCGAGCACGAAAACCAAAGCGATCGCTCCTTTCCTCGAGGGCCACTGGAATCTAGGCTATCCCGTCTCCGACCCGCGAGACCGATCGCGAAACCACCTACCACCTCGCTCGGATCGCTTAACCTctctatttatttgtttaaacgagCTCGGTCCACGTGCGGCTCGTCTTATGCAAGCCAATCAACGAAAGAAACTTGAACTGGCAACCGGAGACGGTCTTACTGTCACCGGTCGCCACTATTCTGCCTGTACACTACCGATTTTTTACGCGCGTACTGATCGAGGAGCTTCGAATTGTTAGGATTTACCGGAAAAATTATTTCGTTGTTGTGGAAAGTCCGTAAACATAATTAACCTTTAgcatggtgactctgaggcgccactaaaaatttgctatatgtaccattatttaacccttagcactcgagcggcgactctgaggcgccattaaaaattgctgcaccattattcaaaatattgcttgcattactaaatatgttagtatctaatcaattactaaacactcAAGTAGTatgtgaggtattatatcaattgcatgttcatacaaagaaaagaattaatacagaatggaattagtctaggtcgaaagaaatgtttaattttccagttaaaataggtccgagtgcaaagggttaaaatattgtttacattgtatgttggcatctaatcaatagactgcggatctttatgcgaaataaaaatgttttgcattgattgtgggaagcaggaataatacaaaaattgatttcattcttTGACGacgttgttacattaaaagcaacattcttgaattgtttaaagcttttactgttttatatttcgcccaaccatttcttcataaatgcatcaagatccgcagtctactaatcaattaataaacagTTAAGTACTGTACGAGGTATTACCTCAATTTCATATCAAAAAAtcgtagagaatggaaatattttaggtcggaagaaatgtttaattttagaattaaaatagctccgagtgcaaagggttagcacttttatttttctatatttataaatgaatgTTTGTGGTAAATGTAAGACAACGGAAAAAATACTCTCGGTATCATGAATCTTCACTGTTAAATTTTTGATCTTCTTGAATAGACTACACACTTTGATTTCGTGAGAATTTGAGCCTGTTCATCTGGCCACTCAAGTTAACGCCTTTAATTCATGCTGATGATTTAATAGTCTTTTAAGAATCGAAATTGTGGACTTCTCAACACGCTAACTGTCCCACCAGTGCAGTGTCCGCAAATCAGAGCAATATATTTCTTAGTATGTGAATAAATGCAAGATTTATTCCAGCAATTATTTTTGTCACTTTCTAGCACACCTCGTAGATCCTAAACAAGTTCGATTTGCTTAATTGATCTTCCAGTTtgatgaatagacagcggatgtttatgcaaaacgaagattttctacctgaattgaaAGAAACCGGAGTGGAACAGacattcattttctttcttaatatgttcaataggttgaaaataatatcgtACTATTTtggaattcgtctaatgttttcaatgttttaaattgcacctactcatttttgtcataaatgcataaaatctgctgcctATTGATGAATTTGATgaatttttatgatttttaaCATAACAGCAATAGCAATTTCATTCGTTCTTCCTGTCGCAGACGATTCTTTTCCGCTTTCAATGTCCCCTTAATCAGCGCCATTGTAACCGAACGTTTGCCGAGCAATTAAGAAATATAGTTCGACGTTTGCGTATCAGTTTCCGGCGATGGAACATCGATTGGCTTTATCGACTGTCAAATAATCGGCACGTCCGAACTTTATCTTTATCCTTGAATCGATACGTCAAGACTTCGCGAAAATTCAAGGAATTTCGCGAATCGCGATACAGTAATGAATCAGTACGTACTGGAACTGAACAATACAGACACTGTCAACTTCATTGCACTTGCTAACGTAGTCGACGTTATCTGTTACGAGAACGTACAGGTAGATCGTAATTCGATGAGTGGAGGAGTCGTCTTTCTTAACGGGTTAAATATCGAGATGGTAGGCGTCGGAAGAAGGTGTTTGTGGCCGTGAGTCATGGACCATCTTCGTTCCGGCTGTTTAGGCCCTGTTAGATCACCTTTCGGAATAGCGGCTCTTTATTAATCCAACTTGCCCTTGGTACAAGCGAGAGAAAGAAAGCTGGAGGAGCTAATGAGCGAGAGAAATGATCAAACGCCCACGATGTATAATTCTTGGGGTTTCCAACGTCGCCCGAAATGGTCACTGATGTTCAGAAACAGTATTTAGACTAACAAATCTGGAGATCTCTTCGACACTTTAGTGTCCGGTAACAAAGTTACTGATCATCCAATGATGAAACACCCACGAACGACCATTCTGCTAGTTTTTCAAAAACGTCACCTAAAATGGTCACCAGTTCTTTTCGTTCAGAAAGAATATTTAGACTGAGAAGATTTGCGTTCTTTTTGGTACTTCATTGTCAGGTAACGAGGTTACTGATCGATGATCCAATGATCGCAGGCCCACGAAGGACAACTCCACtggtttttcaaaaatttcaccaGGTCTTTTCGTTCAGAAAGAATATTTAGACTAAGAAGATTTGCAATCTTTTTGCTACGAAATTACTGATCATCGATCCAATAATCGAACACCCTCCTCTGTTGATTCATTATAAGACGTCACCAGAACCAGTCCCCAATCCACTCGGTCCGAGAAGAATGATTATGTTAATAAGTCTTGAGGTTTCTTCGGTACTTCGTTCTCAAGTAACGAAGTCAACCTTCGTCCTGAAGTAAGTCGGGGGTGGGAGGGGGGGGACAAATAATGGAACGACTACGTTACTTCGTGACCATAAACGCGGCTTCCATATCCTACTACGATTAATCACCGCCTCGATATGGAAACGGTACCGCGGAGATGATCGAAAACCAGAGGTCGCGTGGGAGTAAACGCTCCTTCGCGATCTCGGAGCAATTACTGGCGGGCCAATAGCGGACTTGTTGGATAACTCCATCGATCCCTTGATCGTGATCCGTCTTGAAGACCAGACAGCAATCGTGCTTTGCTTGCGTCAATCGTTTCAATCTTCGAAGCTTACCATCATCATTGTAAATCATCACTTTAAAATTCCAGCTAGGTTCTTGTAGCTGATCTAGCAACGTGATCTCCAACATTCTACTCCAACATTTCATCTTGCTTGACTCTCTTCGTAATGAAGAGGTGATGGGTCCTCGATAGAACAGTTCACACTTCCGAGAAAGACACTCTTACCATTATCATTAAACTTTAAAAGTCCAGCTAGCTTCCTGTAGCTGATCTAGCAACATGGTCTCCATCAAATCTACTGTAACATTTCATCTTGCTTGACTCTCCTCGTAATGAAGGTGATGGGTCCTCGATAGATCAGTTCACACTTCCCAGAAAGACACTCATCTAACAACATGGTCTCCATCACATTACTCTAACATTTGAGCCTATCTCTCTTAAAAGATAAAGGTGATGGGTCATTGATAGATCAGTTGACACTCCCAGGTGGACACTCTTGCCGTCATCACTGTATTATTCCACCATCTTGTCTTTCTCTGTAACAATCGTGATCAATGCTCGATAAATCAGTTCAAATTCTCAGGCGAACACTCCGAGCCGCATGTAGGTTATTAGCAACTAGAAAGTCTCGCAGACAAAACTTGAAAACCGCATTGCAGACGACCCGTATCTTCGGTGTGGATCTTCCGGTCTCGTGGGACTTTTTACACCTGCCTCGTTGGAAAGTTTCTAGGCCACCGGGAGAGTTGCATTCGGCGACTTCTTCGGAAACCAGGCGGAAGCGATCGATCGATTGTGTTCCTCGCGAGAATATCTAGCTAGAAACGCGCGAGATTGCTCGCGAGCTTGGAAGATTGCTTTTCCTCGGAAACGACGCCGGGAAATTCATCCCCTGGGAATTGTCGGCGCGAGGCGGATGTGTGCGAGCATGCACGCAAGCGAAGCTCGCCTCGTCAGGCGCCTCACGCGATCGTCTAGACTCCGGACGCAGAAATGCAAGCTCGCAAACCTGCCCTGTTGTCTAGACTCCGGTAAAATATTCCGCCCATTCTTGCCGAGGCTGTTATTTCCTGCAGTTGATATGCAATTGCAGGCTGCGACAGCTCGGACAACTTCGATAGCTGTAATAAGGGGTTAACATCCCCTATGAAAATGCTTTGGGACATTGGGGTCTGGCGAAGGCTTTTAGGAATGAAGTAGGGTTGCACACACCCCCTGACTGTGATTAGAACACCGTGGAATGGGATGATGAAGACTACCCTCGTTTGCTcataatttttctataatattGTACGGGTTCTTTTGGTGACAGTTGTCCAACTTTTCTGAGAAATACTTAGACTTAGGGTAACAggatgttattattagactgcggattttatgcatttatgacaaaaaggaGTAGGTGTAACATCTTAGAGGATCTGGCTAGCCATGATCCTTTAATATTCTTCAAACAGGTGTTCGACAAAGATTTTAACGGGGTTTCCGTGGTTGCAGGTACGAAGAAGATGGAGTACAAGACCAGACAGTGGCACGAGAAGTGTTTCTGCTGCGTGGTCTGCAAGAACCCGATCGGAACGAAGAGCTTCATCCCGCGGGAGCAGGAGATCTACTGCGCCGGTTGCTACGAGGACAAGTTCGCCACGCGGTGTGTCAAGTGTAACAAGGTATTGTCTTTGCCGTTTGTCTCGTTCTTAAGGTATCGTCCAAAATCCGAATGATATATTTACATTCTTCTGTAATTGCAGATCATCACTAGCGGCGGCGTGACGTACAAGAACGAGCCGTGGCACAGAGACTGCTTCACCTGCAGCAACTGCAACAATTCCCTGGCTGGCCAGCGATTTACTTCCCGCGATGACAAGCCGTACTGCGCTGACTGCTTCGGCGAGCTGTTCGCCAAGAAATGCACCGCCTGCTCCAAACCGATCACCGGTAACCGATCCCTATAAACAACCAATGAATTCAATAATCAAATCGTAAATCAATCAACGAAGAACAAATCCTCTTTTAAACATTAAAGAAAATCCTGTTAGCGGAATCCTCATACTCAAAATTTGGGTACTTCACTCATTTCCATCTTATAACTTTGAAATCAATGAGAAGAGAAAATTGTTGGAGATACTTGGTCCTTGAGAATTCCTTGTCCACAAACGTACAGAGATCTGTCCGCAAGCAGTGTTACTGACAAAATGGTTTTTTTCGTAGGCATCGGCGGCACCCGCTTCATCTCTTTCGAGGACAGGCATTGGCATAACGACTGCTTCATCTGCGCGGGCTGCAAGACCTCGCTGGTCGGCCGCGGTTTCATCACCGACAACGAGGACATCATCTGCCCGGAGTGCGCCAAGATGAAGCTGATGTAAGCGTGCCAGAGTTTCTTGGCGTCGGTCGATGGGAACGAAGAACGAACGAgcagacgacgaagaagaaaacGTAGAAGCACGGACCGATCAAGATCTCACCGGTCCGGCTTTGCTGCGCGACCGAATCAAACCACCCTCATCCCGCGATCATCCCCTGGAACGAGAACAACGCTTCGTTTCCACGAAACGAGATCGAGAGAGAAGCCACGGTCGAGTTCAACCGGCGGGAAGCTTCGTTCAAAATCGTTCGCCTTTCTCGAAACCAGGGAGAACCACGATCAAAATTACCGTGTTCCTTTCCTCCCCCACCCTTGGCCATCCTCTTtcgaacaaaatatatatacgaCCCTGAAACAAccatagctcgagaacgcggTACTTTTCGTGGAAACCTCTGAACCCTCTAGGACCATCTCCTCGTGATGATTCTTTCGCGGGGACGTTTCCTAATCTTGTAGTTCTAGAGAGACCGTAGTCGTTCGAGGCCTCGACTCCTCCGTGACCGTCGGTGACGGTCGCCTGCGAGGAGGATCGAGGTCGGTACCTCGATAAgaaccgagaatcaaaccgccTTAAATTGTAAATGAATCACTGTCGCCGAGTTGTTACGCTGTGTTGAATTAGAAGAGAACGAAGCCTACCGTACCGTGCCGTCgtgattgttattattattaacgttat is part of the Lasioglossum baleicum chromosome 6, iyLasBale1, whole genome shotgun sequence genome and harbors:
- the Lmpt gene encoding four and a half LIM domains protein limpet isoform X9; its protein translation is MNKDWHSGHFCCWQCDESLTGQRYVLRDEHPYCIKCYESVFANSCEECNKIIGIDSKDLSYKDKHWHEACFLCNRCRVSLVDKQFGSKVDKIYCGNCYDAQFASRCDGCGEIFRAGTKKMEYKTRQWHEKCFCCVVCKNPIGTKSFIPREQEIYCAGCYEDKFATRCVKCNKIITSGGVTYKNEPWHRDCFTCSNCNNSLAGQRFTSRDDKPYCADCFGELFAKKCTACSKPITGIGGTRFISFEDRHWHNDCFICAGCKTSLVGRGFITDNEDIICPECAKMKLM
- the Lmpt gene encoding four and a half LIM domains protein limpet isoform X10; amino-acid sequence: MATDTLSERLSSKLHLQTKTVGEERIKRAKEKDEDVAIFSMFPMEGDPKFRCCLGRDCVLGDPKKAEPGTKKMEYKTRQWHEKCFCCVVCKNPIGTKSFIPREQEIYCAGCYEDKFATRCVKCNKIITSGGVTYKNEPWHRDCFTCSNCNNSLAGQRFTSRDDKPYCADCFGELFAKKCTACSKPITGIGGTRFISFEDRHWHNDCFICAGCKTSLVGRGFITDNEDIICPECAKMKLM